The following are encoded in a window of Gossypium raimondii isolate GPD5lz chromosome 13, ASM2569854v1, whole genome shotgun sequence genomic DNA:
- the LOC105782847 gene encoding uncharacterized protein LOC105782847 isoform X2 codes for MSGESSKQLKKRGRPNHFPTGNQKTNKRITDQKARLENREIVVKLTEAGPIVKQLLEPFSSINEGNLLQTVTYIRERRFAVLVSSLLSSQTKDHVTHAMFLMGSLQI; via the exons ATGTCTGGAGAATCTTCTAAGCAGCTGAAGAAAAGAGGTCGACCAAATCATTTTCCAACCGGCAACCAAAAGACGAACAAGAGAATCACGGATCAAAAAGCTCGACTGGAAAACAGG GAAATTGTAGTGAAACTTACAGAAGCAGGCCCAATTGTTAAGCAGCTCTTGGAACCCTTTAGCAGCATCAATGAAGGCAACTTGCTGCAGACAGTTACATATATACGG GAAAGAAGATTTGCTGTCTTGGTATCATCATTACTATCTAGCCAAACCAAAGATCATGTTACTCATG CTATGTTTTTGATGGGCAGCCTCCAGATTTGA
- the LOC105782847 gene encoding uncharacterized protein LOC105782847 isoform X1, whose amino-acid sequence MSGESSKQLKKRGRPNHFPTGNQKTNKRITDQKARLENREIVVKLTEAGPIVKQLLEPFSSINEGNLLQTVTYIRPPDLKKQELAKRYSKRADATEDLQEAMLVFFFGQTWSDK is encoded by the exons ATGTCTGGAGAATCTTCTAAGCAGCTGAAGAAAAGAGGTCGACCAAATCATTTTCCAACCGGCAACCAAAAGACGAACAAGAGAATCACGGATCAAAAAGCTCGACTGGAAAACAGG GAAATTGTAGTGAAACTTACAGAAGCAGGCCCAATTGTTAAGCAGCTCTTGGAACCCTTTAGCAGCATCAATGAAGGCAACTTGCTGCAGACAGTTACATATATACGG CCTCCAGATTTGAAAAAACAAGAGCTTGCTAAGCG TTACTCAAAGAGGGCAGATGCTACTGAGGATTTGCAAGAAGCCATGTTGGTATTTTTCTTTGGTCAAACATGGAGTGATAAGTAa